One genomic region from Betaproteobacteria bacterium encodes:
- the rpmH gene encoding 50S ribosomal protein L34 produces the protein MKRTYQPSVARRKKTHGFLVRMKTAGGRGVINARRAKGRARIAV, from the coding sequence ATGAAACGTACTTATCAACCTTCCGTTGCCCGTCGCAAGAAAACCCATGGCTTTCTAGTTCGCATGAAAACTGCCGGAGGACGCGGTGTTATCAATGCCCGCCGCGCGAAGGGTCGCGCCCGCATCGCCGTATAG
- a CDS encoding ribonuclease P protein component yields MSSAFPSAKRLDQAGVLALLKRGKRLNRTNFELRVLNVSAVAVAGESKIAISIPKRLLKSSVARNRIRRLVREGFRIHSIAAAPLHMLVNYKARNDGRDATVRSNLRVELATLFDDAVHGMLTVHVDNTPVRAG; encoded by the coding sequence GTGTCATCCGCGTTTCCCTCCGCAAAACGGTTGGATCAGGCTGGCGTGCTTGCATTACTTAAGCGCGGCAAGCGCCTGAATCGGACTAATTTTGAGTTGAGAGTACTCAACGTTTCTGCGGTTGCGGTGGCTGGCGAAAGCAAAATTGCTATTTCGATCCCCAAACGATTGCTCAAATCTTCAGTCGCCAGAAACAGGATTAGGCGGCTGGTGCGAGAGGGGTTCAGGATCCATAGTATTGCGGCGGCACCATTGCACATGCTTGTCAATTACAAAGCCAGGAATGATGGGCGGGATGCGACCGTGCGGAGCAATCTTCGCGTGGAGCTTGCAACCCTATTCGATGACGCTGTCCATGGCATGCTGACCGTACATGTGGACAATACTCCCGTGCGTGCCGGGTAA
- the yidD gene encoding membrane protein insertion efficiency factor YidD: MAWLLTGVVRTYQYLLSPHFGSQCRFTPTCSHYAIGALRKHGAFRGGYLTTRRVLRCHPWQPGGYDPVP, translated from the coding sequence TTGGCCTGGCTACTGACCGGGGTGGTTCGCACCTATCAGTATCTGCTTAGTCCCCATTTTGGGTCACAATGCCGCTTCACGCCGACGTGTTCACACTACGCGATTGGTGCGTTGAGAAAGCACGGTGCTTTTCGGGGTGGGTACCTAACAACGCGGCGTGTATTGCGTTGCCATCCCTGGCAGCCGGGTGGATACGACCCAGTCCCCTGA